In Archangium violaceum, the following are encoded in one genomic region:
- a CDS encoding VanW family protein, with translation MTSPSPTLRALARRLVPFSIRAGLRRLPAVAMALLRPPPPPERGDTTHFPHAHCERSSPLRREITIYEEALQQAKEHNVRLGASRIHGLVLAPGETFSWHTVVGPPIRLRGFRPGPELHDGSLSEGPGGGLCQVANLLYWLAIHAGLEVVERHRHDLDLFPDHERTAPFGCGATVFFPFRDLRFRNPHPWPVMLEVRVDATHVHGAVRMPENPGFRCEVLEVAHRFVRRDGSVWRENRLVRRTHTGGSFRDDPLSENHARVAYVVPEHQLELPESAAAGGTS, from the coding sequence ATGACCTCGCCCTCCCCCACCCTGCGAGCCCTGGCCCGGAGGCTCGTGCCATTCTCCATCCGCGCGGGCCTGCGACGGCTGCCCGCGGTCGCGATGGCACTCCTCCGTCCCCCGCCCCCGCCCGAGCGCGGAGACACCACCCACTTCCCGCACGCGCACTGCGAGCGCTCCAGCCCACTGCGCCGGGAGATCACGATCTACGAAGAGGCCCTCCAACAAGCCAAGGAGCACAACGTGCGGCTGGGGGCCTCGCGCATCCACGGCCTCGTGCTCGCGCCCGGGGAGACCTTCTCGTGGCACACGGTGGTGGGGCCGCCCATCCGGCTGCGCGGCTTCCGCCCGGGGCCCGAGCTGCATGACGGCAGCCTCTCCGAGGGACCCGGAGGCGGGCTGTGCCAGGTGGCCAACCTGCTCTACTGGCTCGCCATCCACGCGGGGCTGGAGGTGGTGGAGCGTCACCGGCACGACCTGGATCTCTTCCCCGACCACGAGCGCACCGCGCCCTTCGGCTGCGGGGCCACCGTCTTCTTCCCCTTCAGGGATCTGCGCTTCCGCAACCCGCACCCGTGGCCCGTGATGCTGGAGGTGCGCGTGGACGCCACGCACGTGCACGGCGCGGTGCGGATGCCCGAGAACCCAGGCTTCCGCTGCGAGGTGCTCGAGGTGGCGCACCGCTTCGTGCGACGCGATGGCTCCGTCTGGAGGGAGAACCGCCTCGTGCGCCGCACGCACACCGGGGGCTCGTTCCGGGACGACCCCTTGAGCGAGAACCACGCCCGCGTCGCCTACGTCGTCCCCGAGCACCAGCTCGAGCTTCCGGAATCCGCCGCCGCTGGAGGTACCTCATGA